The Janthinobacterium lividum genome has a window encoding:
- a CDS encoding amidase → MQLHEYTSFDGIGLAQLLREGSVSAAELHDAAVRACAAVNPQLNAVVELWPADLTAIDSTVSTAAFAGVPFLIKDVAVTMAGQRSEAGSRLGAGNVAALDSHLMTQFRRAGLVTFGRTSTPEMAFATTTEPVLYGATRNPWNVGLSAGGSSGGAAAAVAAGIVPLAHATDAAGSIRVPAASTGLFGLKPSRGRVSNGPAMDEIFSGLGVQLGVSRTVRDSAALLDCVQAILPGEPYVTSAPGHSWLSQVDVAPGKLRIGVQRAASNGTHPVAAVDNALDATVRQLESLGHHVEEVQAELGVSWEEFVHANASIWCANLVPWIDALALESGRAVSLETLEAATLACYRHGQMVSAVDFVAALDVRNTVTRHAGAVFGQYDVLLTPTMPDLPWLLGRYGKDEEKLDGFGWTARLFEHSPYTPLANVAGLPAMSVPLAMSEEGLPIGMQFMAGYARDGVLLRLAGQLERAAPWGQRRPPVWAAN, encoded by the coding sequence ATGCAACTCCATGAATATACTAGCTTTGATGGCATTGGACTGGCTCAGCTGCTGCGTGAAGGCAGCGTCTCGGCCGCTGAATTGCACGATGCCGCCGTGCGCGCCTGCGCCGCGGTCAATCCGCAGCTCAACGCCGTGGTCGAGCTGTGGCCGGCGGATTTGACTGCCATCGACAGCACAGTCAGCACTGCGGCATTCGCCGGCGTGCCCTTCCTGATCAAGGACGTGGCCGTGACGATGGCGGGCCAGCGCAGCGAAGCGGGCAGCCGCCTGGGCGCCGGCAATGTCGCGGCGCTAGATTCTCATCTGATGACGCAGTTCCGCCGGGCGGGACTGGTAACGTTTGGCCGCACGAGCACGCCCGAAATGGCCTTTGCCACCACCACGGAACCGGTCCTGTACGGCGCCACGCGCAATCCCTGGAACGTCGGCTTGAGCGCGGGCGGCTCCAGCGGCGGCGCGGCGGCGGCCGTGGCCGCCGGCATCGTGCCCCTGGCCCATGCGACCGATGCTGCAGGCTCCATCCGCGTGCCGGCCGCCTCGACGGGCCTGTTCGGCTTGAAACCGAGCCGGGGGCGAGTGTCGAACGGTCCCGCCATGGACGAAATCTTCAGCGGCCTGGGCGTGCAGCTGGGCGTGAGCCGCACCGTGCGCGACAGCGCCGCCTTGCTCGATTGCGTGCAGGCAATACTGCCGGGCGAGCCGTATGTGACTAGTGCACCGGGCCACAGTTGGTTGTCGCAAGTGGACGTGGCGCCGGGCAAGCTGCGCATCGGCGTGCAGCGCGCCGCCAGCAATGGCACCCATCCCGTGGCTGCCGTGGATAACGCCCTGGACGCCACCGTGCGCCAGCTGGAAAGCCTGGGCCACCACGTGGAAGAAGTGCAAGCCGAGCTGGGCGTGTCATGGGAAGAGTTCGTGCACGCCAACGCCAGCATCTGGTGCGCCAACCTGGTGCCATGGATAGACGCCCTGGCGCTGGAAAGCGGGCGCGCCGTGTCGCTCGAGACACTGGAAGCGGCGACCCTGGCCTGCTACCGCCATGGGCAGATGGTCTCCGCCGTCGATTTCGTGGCCGCCCTCGACGTGCGCAACACGGTCACGCGCCATGCCGGCGCCGTGTTCGGCCAGTACGACGTCTTGCTGACGCCCACCATGCCTGACTTGCCATGGCTGCTGGGACGCTATGGCAAGGACGAGGAAAAACTCGACGGTTTTGGCTGGACGGCGCGCCTGTTCGAGCATTCGCCCTACACGCCGCTGGCGAACGTGGCGGGCTTGCCGGCCATGTCCGTGCCACTGGCCATGTCGGAAGAAGGCTTGCCGATCGGCATGCAGTTCATGGCTGGCTACGCCAGGGATGGCGTGCTGCTACGCCTGGCAGGGCAGCTGGAACGGGCGGCGCCATGGGGACAACGGCGGCCGCCCGTGTGGGCAGCTAATTAA
- a CDS encoding LysR family transcriptional regulator, translated as MNNFHKLDLHKLDLNLLLTLNALLIERNVTRAAARLHLSQPSVSVQLGKLRAAFDDPLLLPGPRGMLPTARALTLFAPLQAVLAQLEQVLQPEQAFDPATAEVRWNLAAADATEYAILLPMLPALREQAPLSRMAVFEAVPARMAQELESGQVDLGFLAQEEAPPGLRHRTLFTEHYVLAGRHDHPLLQAPPDLDQFCALEFIVVSPNGGGFRSNVDTALDQLGRTRKVVLSVPHFLIAPPLLAASDMVALLPSRLLKNALGALRTWEPPVSLPDYEMAMVWHERMHLDPAHRWLRERIMASL; from the coding sequence ATGAACAATTTTCATAAGCTGGATTTACACAAGCTGGACTTGAATCTGCTGCTGACCCTGAACGCGCTGTTGATTGAACGTAACGTCACGCGAGCGGCCGCGCGGCTGCACCTGAGCCAGCCTTCCGTCAGCGTGCAACTGGGCAAGTTGCGCGCGGCCTTCGACGACCCGCTGCTCTTGCCCGGTCCGCGCGGCATGCTGCCCACAGCCCGGGCGCTGACCCTGTTCGCGCCCTTGCAAGCCGTGCTGGCCCAGCTGGAGCAGGTCTTGCAGCCAGAACAGGCGTTCGACCCGGCCACGGCCGAGGTGCGCTGGAACCTGGCGGCGGCCGACGCCACCGAATATGCGATCTTGCTGCCCATGCTGCCCGCCCTGCGCGAGCAGGCGCCCCTGTCGCGCATGGCCGTGTTCGAAGCCGTGCCGGCGCGCATGGCGCAAGAGCTGGAAAGCGGCCAGGTCGACCTGGGTTTCCTGGCGCAGGAAGAAGCACCGCCTGGCTTGCGCCACCGCACCTTGTTCACCGAACACTACGTGCTGGCGGGCCGCCACGACCACCCGCTGCTGCAGGCGCCGCCCGACCTCGATCAATTCTGCGCGCTGGAATTCATCGTTGTCTCGCCCAACGGCGGCGGCTTCCGCAGCAACGTCGATACGGCGCTGGATCAGCTGGGCCGAACGCGCAAGGTGGTGCTGTCCGTGCCGCATTTCCTCATTGCCCCGCCCTTGCTGGCCGCCTCCGACATGGTGGCCCTGCTGCCATCGCGCCTGCTGAAAAACGCCCTGGGCGCGCTGCGCACGTGGGAGCCGCCCGTCAGCCTGCCGGATTACGAGATGGCCATGGTCTGGCACGAGCGCATGCACCTGGACCCGGCACACCGCTGGTTGCGCGAACGCATCATGGCCAGCTTATAA
- a CDS encoding c-type cytochrome, translating into MLLLLGMLACCASAWAAPAATSAKPTASAELIKRGEYVARLGDCVACHTSPNGAAMAGGLELKTPFGTIYSTNITPDTKTGLGTYTFAQFDRAMRKGVAADGHNLYPAMPYPSYAKITPDDMQALYAYLQRGVVPVAQQNRETDMKWPFSMRWGLSLWNAVFLDDASFKPDSAKSAMWNRGSYLAQGLGHCGSCHTPRGVAFQEKAMGQDGGSGKLYLSGFTFDGWHAVNLRNLWTPGDIVQLLKTGRNSFGTAAGSMTEVITHSTQYFTDGDLDALAHYLHGLPARDGAAAQPKKTAAVAVASNDALYNTRGGLGYLQFCATCHRRDGRGVENIFPPLAQNDSVQSKDATSVIHIALTGWQSAVTLHSPRSFGMPAYDRLSDTELAEILTFVRGKWGNHGAPVMPAQIAKVRKELKLKAPDAGGFVTPRFAALTADPNASQLIHGMQLMTETRARLPQNVGNDLNCSSCHLNGGTVANGSPFLGIAAFFPSEAPRAGKVISLGERINGCFRRSMHGKPLPVDGPDLQAMVAYIDWMKGATQANDKVPGRGVAKIDRNLLPDPVHGKKVYAEQCAVCHGANGEGIKGANGVVAFPPLWGERSFNIGAGMARTYTAAGFVKANMVMGHGQKFPLGQGNLSDQDAVDVAEYSTHMPRPDFPDKVKDWPKGGKPKDARY; encoded by the coding sequence ATGCTGTTGCTCCTGGGTATGCTGGCCTGCTGCGCCAGTGCCTGGGCCGCGCCTGCCGCGACGTCCGCCAAGCCCACGGCCTCGGCCGAGCTGATCAAGCGCGGCGAATATGTCGCCCGCCTGGGCGACTGCGTGGCCTGCCACACCAGCCCGAACGGCGCCGCCATGGCCGGCGGCCTGGAACTGAAAACGCCATTCGGCACCATCTACAGCACGAATATCACGCCCGATACGAAGACGGGCCTGGGCACGTACACCTTCGCGCAATTCGACCGCGCCATGCGCAAGGGCGTGGCGGCCGATGGGCACAATCTGTATCCGGCCATGCCCTACCCTTCCTACGCGAAGATCACGCCCGACGACATGCAGGCGCTGTACGCCTACCTGCAGCGCGGTGTGGTGCCCGTGGCGCAGCAAAACCGCGAAACGGACATGAAATGGCCGTTCAGCATGCGCTGGGGTTTGTCGCTGTGGAATGCCGTCTTCCTCGACGACGCGTCGTTCAAGCCCGACAGTGCCAAGTCGGCCATGTGGAACCGGGGCAGCTATCTCGCCCAAGGGCTCGGTCATTGCGGCTCCTGCCACACGCCGCGCGGCGTGGCCTTCCAGGAAAAAGCCATGGGCCAGGATGGCGGCAGCGGCAAGCTCTACTTATCCGGCTTCACCTTCGACGGCTGGCATGCGGTGAACTTGCGCAATCTGTGGACACCGGGCGACATCGTGCAATTGCTCAAGACTGGCCGCAACAGTTTCGGCACGGCGGCCGGCAGCATGACGGAAGTCATCACCCATAGCACGCAGTACTTCACGGATGGCGACCTCGACGCGCTGGCCCATTACCTGCACGGCTTGCCGGCCAGGGACGGGGCGGCCGCGCAGCCGAAGAAAACCGCGGCCGTCGCGGTAGCCAGCAACGACGCCCTGTACAACACGCGCGGCGGCCTCGGCTACCTGCAGTTTTGCGCCACCTGCCACCGCCGCGATGGCCGTGGCGTGGAAAACATCTTCCCGCCGCTGGCGCAAAACGACTCGGTGCAGTCGAAAGATGCCACCTCCGTCATCCATATCGCGCTAACGGGCTGGCAGTCGGCCGTCACGCTGCACTCGCCCCGTTCCTTCGGCATGCCTGCGTATGACCGCCTGTCGGACACGGAACTGGCGGAAATCCTCACCTTTGTGCGCGGCAAGTGGGGCAATCACGGCGCGCCCGTCATGCCTGCGCAGATCGCCAAAGTGCGCAAGGAGCTCAAGCTCAAGGCGCCGGACGCGGGCGGCTTTGTCACGCCCCGCTTCGCGGCCCTGACGGCCGATCCGAATGCCAGTCAATTGATCCACGGCATGCAGCTGATGACGGAAACGCGCGCGCGCCTGCCGCAAAACGTGGGCAACGACCTCAATTGCAGCAGCTGCCACCTGAATGGCGGCACGGTGGCGAACGGTTCGCCCTTCCTCGGCATTGCCGCCTTCTTCCCGTCGGAAGCGCCGCGCGCCGGCAAAGTCATCAGCTTGGGCGAGCGCATCAACGGCTGCTTCCGCCGCTCCATGCACGGCAAGCCGCTGCCCGTGGACGGCCCCGACCTGCAAGCGATGGTCGCCTATATCGACTGGATGAAGGGCGCCACGCAAGCGAACGACAAGGTGCCGGGACGCGGCGTGGCCAAGATCGATCGCAATCTGCTTCCCGATCCCGTGCATGGCAAAAAAGTGTATGCCGAGCAATGCGCCGTCTGCCATGGCGCGAATGGCGAGGGCATCAAGGGCGCCAACGGCGTAGTGGCCTTCCCGCCGCTGTGGGGCGAGCGCTCGTTCAATATCGGCGCCGGCATGGCCCGCACTTACACGGCGGCCGGCTTCGTCAAGGCGAACATGGTGATGGGCCACGGCCAGAAATTCCCGCTGGGGCAAGGTAACCTGTCCGACCAGGATGCCGTCGACGTGGCCGAATATTCTACCCACATGCCGCGCCCGGACTTCCCCGACAAGGTGAAGGATTGGCCGAAGGGCGGCAAGCCCAAGGATGCGCGCTACTGA
- a CDS encoding divalent metal cation transporter — translation MHTDSARADAVRQQADPSDTWLGKLGPGLITGAADDDPSGIATYSQAGAQFGFGMLWTVCLTFPLMLGIQVISAKIGRVSGHGLATNIRRHYPRSLLYAIVGLLLLANVINIAADVAAMGDALTLIIGGPTHLYAVGFGLLSLLLQVFIPYQKYVRILKWLTLGLLAYVATVLTVHIPWGEVALRTVWPQLAWSAATVTMIVAVFGTTISPYLFFWQASQEVEDLQADSSAQALRRTPEQAPRQFQRIKMDTAIGMGFSNLVAFFIMLTTAVTLGAQGITHIDTSAQAASALRPIAGEFAFALFSLGIIGTGLLAIPVLAGSAAYAMAGAFHWKNSLELAPKAAKKFYGIIAASTVLGAALCFTPLDPIKALYWSAVINGVISVPIMALMMVMASRPAIMGTLTISRRLRALGWLSTIVMATAVLAMFATMAF, via the coding sequence ATGCACACCGACAGCGCCCGCGCTGACGCCGTCCGCCAGCAGGCGGACCCCTCCGACACCTGGCTGGGCAAGCTGGGCCCCGGCCTGATCACGGGCGCGGCCGACGACGACCCCAGCGGCATCGCCACGTATTCGCAGGCCGGCGCCCAGTTCGGCTTCGGCATGCTGTGGACCGTCTGCCTGACGTTTCCCCTGATGCTAGGCATCCAGGTCATCAGCGCCAAGATTGGCCGGGTCAGCGGTCATGGGTTGGCGACGAATATCCGCCGTCACTATCCCCGTTCCCTGTTGTACGCCATCGTAGGCTTGTTGCTGCTGGCCAATGTCATCAATATTGCCGCCGACGTGGCCGCCATGGGCGATGCATTGACCCTGATCATCGGCGGCCCTACCCATTTGTACGCCGTCGGTTTCGGCCTGCTGTCCCTGCTGCTGCAAGTATTCATTCCCTATCAAAAGTACGTGCGCATCCTGAAATGGCTGACCCTGGGCTTGCTGGCCTATGTGGCCACCGTGCTGACCGTGCATATTCCCTGGGGCGAAGTGGCGCTGCGCACCGTCTGGCCCCAGTTGGCCTGGTCGGCCGCTACGGTGACCATGATCGTGGCCGTGTTCGGCACGACGATCAGCCCTTACTTATTCTTCTGGCAAGCATCGCAGGAAGTGGAAGACTTGCAGGCCGATTCCAGCGCGCAAGCCTTGCGCCGCACGCCCGAGCAGGCGCCACGGCAATTCCAGCGCATCAAGATGGACACGGCCATCGGCATGGGCTTTTCCAACCTGGTGGCGTTTTTCATCATGCTGACTACGGCCGTGACCCTGGGCGCGCAAGGCATCACGCATATCGACACGTCGGCGCAGGCCGCGTCCGCCCTGCGCCCCATCGCTGGCGAGTTCGCCTTCGCCCTGTTCAGCCTGGGCATCATCGGCACGGGCTTGCTGGCCATTCCCGTGCTGGCCGGCTCGGCCGCCTACGCCATGGCCGGCGCCTTCCACTGGAAAAACAGCCTGGAGCTGGCGCCCAAGGCTGCCAAGAAATTCTACGGCATCATCGCCGCCTCCACCGTGCTGGGCGCGGCCCTGTGCTTCACGCCGCTCGACCCCATCAAGGCGCTGTACTGGAGCGCCGTCATCAATGGCGTTATTTCCGTGCCCATCATGGCTCTGATGATGGTGATGGCGTCGCGCCCCGCCATCATGGGAACCTTGACCATTTCGCGCCGCCTGCGGGCGCTGGGCTGGCTGTCCACCATCGTCATGGCGACGGCCGTGCTGGCCATGTTCGCCACCATGGCGTTCTGA
- a CDS encoding SDR family oxidoreductase, with product MTAFNYSKQTVLITGASSGIGRVFAETLAARGAHLLLLARSGAVLDSLAKELSQRHGIRAHALVADLSLPGAATHAHAQACALGMPPDVLINNAGFATHGRFESINLARQAAEVTVNCTALMELTHCVLPHMLALGRGAIINVASTAALQPDPYMAIYGASKAFVLSFSEALWAENRSRGVRVLALCPGATDTAFFDVVAAPEAAVGQRMAPQTVVDEALRALDRGRSSHVAGRPNRMLAWLPRLLPRQTVLGIVEGMLKPKTA from the coding sequence ATGACCGCCTTCAATTACTCCAAGCAGACCGTGCTGATCACGGGCGCCTCGTCCGGCATTGGCCGCGTCTTTGCAGAAACCCTGGCCGCACGCGGCGCCCATTTGCTGCTGCTGGCCCGCTCCGGCGCCGTGCTCGACAGCCTGGCCAAGGAACTTTCCCAGCGCCACGGTATTCGCGCGCACGCGCTGGTGGCCGACTTGAGCCTGCCCGGCGCGGCCACCCACGCCCATGCGCAAGCCTGCGCGCTGGGCATGCCGCCCGACGTGCTGATCAATAACGCGGGTTTCGCCACGCATGGCCGCTTCGAAAGCATCAATCTTGCGCGCCAGGCGGCCGAAGTGACCGTCAATTGCACGGCGCTCATGGAACTCACGCACTGCGTCTTGCCGCACATGCTGGCCCTGGGGCGGGGCGCCATCATCAACGTGGCGTCCACGGCGGCCCTGCAGCCCGATCCCTACATGGCGATTTACGGCGCCAGCAAGGCTTTCGTGCTGTCGTTTTCGGAAGCGCTGTGGGCGGAAAACCGCAGCCGGGGCGTGCGCGTGCTGGCCCTGTGCCCTGGCGCCACGGACACGGCCTTCTTTGACGTGGTGGCCGCGCCCGAAGCGGCCGTGGGCCAGCGCATGGCGCCGCAGACCGTGGTCGACGAAGCGCTGCGCGCCCTGGACCGGGGCCGCAGCAGCCATGTGGCGGGCCGGCCCAACCGGATGCTGGCCTGGCTGCCGCGCTTGCTGCCCCGTCAAACCGTGCTGGGCATCGTGGAAGGCATGCTCAAGCCGAAAACGGCCTAG
- a CDS encoding MerR family transcriptional regulator, with the protein MRIGEITRLTGVSKDTVRFYERQGLLDEAPQPGMTNNYKEYSAQALRRIELIGHAKALGFTLKEIAEVIAVWQENALDAATKRVMLETKIAQIDEKARSMAVLRAGLVDALAKVETGCDDVAPVHIYKDKDKDNQ; encoded by the coding sequence ATGCGCATCGGAGAAATCACCCGCCTGACGGGCGTCAGCAAGGACACGGTGCGTTTTTACGAGCGTCAGGGCTTGTTGGACGAAGCGCCGCAACCGGGCATGACGAATAATTACAAGGAATACTCGGCGCAAGCCTTGCGGCGCATCGAGCTGATCGGTCACGCCAAGGCGCTGGGTTTTACGCTGAAGGAAATCGCCGAAGTCATTGCCGTCTGGCAGGAAAATGCCCTCGATGCGGCCACCAAGCGGGTCATGCTGGAAACGAAAATTGCCCAGATCGACGAAAAGGCCCGCTCGATGGCCGTGCTGCGCGCGGGCCTCGTCGATGCGCTGGCCAAGGTGGAGACGGGCTGCGACGATGTGGCGCCAGTGCACATATACAAGGATAAAGACAAGGACAATCAATGA
- a CDS encoding SMI1/KNR4 family protein, translated as MSNHYTQYRHLAIEGAKPAPTAQQIAAIETLLEAPLPPAFLAFLQVANGAWFDYTCDVPDGNGGVEKMGFNTFFSAEEGDFCDETLVGEIRAARQHTDMPVRILPFARDGGNSMVYLDLTEEGGGRVLAYVQELPDWTGKRAHGMLELAPSFDAWLDSLYIDRDTVLDELEHSVSEPAHLEAMAQWLDIGMPAWRRDAGITALFALKQVELCPNEQD; from the coding sequence ATGAGCAACCATTACACGCAGTACCGTCACCTGGCAATCGAGGGCGCCAAGCCAGCCCCCACGGCGCAGCAGATCGCCGCCATCGAAACCTTGCTGGAAGCGCCCTTGCCGCCGGCCTTCCTGGCTTTCCTGCAAGTGGCCAACGGCGCCTGGTTCGACTACACCTGCGATGTACCGGACGGCAATGGCGGTGTGGAAAAAATGGGCTTCAATACTTTCTTCAGCGCCGAGGAAGGCGATTTCTGCGATGAAACGTTGGTTGGCGAAATCCGCGCGGCGCGCCAGCATACGGACATGCCGGTGCGCATCTTGCCATTTGCCCGCGATGGCGGCAATTCCATGGTTTACCTGGATCTGACGGAGGAAGGCGGCGGTCGGGTGCTGGCCTATGTGCAGGAGTTGCCGGATTGGACGGGCAAGCGCGCCCACGGCATGCTGGAACTGGCGCCATCGTTCGACGCCTGGCTGGACAGCTTGTATATCGACCGCGACACGGTGCTCGACGAACTCGAACACAGCGTTTCGGAACCAGCCCACCTGGAGGCGATGGCTCAGTGGCTAGATATCGGCATGCCTGCCTGGCGCCGGGATGCCGGCATCACCGCCTTGTTTGCTCTAAAACAAGTGGAACTGTGCCCTAACGAACAGGACTAG
- a CDS encoding DUF4142 domain-containing protein, with translation MRISTTSSRTPSLKSVAIGAAVALLSGIAISSIAAAAPGAYDKQFLSKAADAGSTEIAASKVAQSKSSNPEVKKFADAMVTDHTKVAEELKQLASSKQIKVSDQPGTKHQAQIDKLGRLEGQQFDKEYAASIGVAAHKEAVKLFTDAGQKASDPDIKAFAKKTLPALQHHLDMANALQAALAK, from the coding sequence ATGCGTATCTCCACCACCAGTTCCCGTACCCCCTCGCTGAAGAGTGTGGCTATCGGCGCCGCCGTGGCGCTGCTGAGCGGCATCGCCATCAGCAGTATCGCCGCCGCCGCGCCGGGCGCGTACGACAAGCAATTTCTCAGCAAGGCCGCTGACGCGGGCAGTACGGAAATTGCCGCCAGCAAAGTGGCGCAAAGCAAGAGCAGCAATCCCGAGGTAAAGAAATTCGCTGACGCCATGGTCACGGACCACACGAAAGTGGCCGAGGAATTGAAACAGCTAGCCAGCAGCAAGCAGATCAAGGTCAGCGACCAGCCCGGCACGAAGCACCAGGCGCAGATCGACAAGCTGGGCCGCCTGGAAGGCCAGCAATTCGACAAGGAATATGCGGCCAGCATCGGCGTAGCCGCGCACAAAGAGGCCGTGAAACTGTTTACGGATGCCGGCCAGAAGGCCAGCGACCCCGACATCAAGGCCTTCGCCAAGAAGACCTTGCCAGCGTTGCAGCATCATCTGGACATGGCGAACGCCTTGCAGGCGGCATTGGCGAAATAG
- the cadR gene encoding Cd(II)/Pb(II)-responsive transcriptional regulator, which translates to MRIGELAKRTDCDVETVRYYEKAGLLQEPGRNSAGYREYREEHQERLQFIRHCRSLQIGLTDIRALLEFKNNPAEGCQSVNELLDHHILRIAEQMANLQTLQQQLVTLRHQCDQPQPSQDCAILQNLSEAASGHDCACHTELH; encoded by the coding sequence ATGCGTATCGGAGAACTGGCCAAACGGACAGATTGTGATGTGGAAACCGTGCGTTACTATGAAAAAGCGGGCTTGCTGCAGGAACCGGGCCGCAACAGTGCCGGCTACCGCGAATACCGCGAAGAACACCAGGAACGGCTGCAATTCATCCGCCATTGCCGTTCCCTGCAGATCGGTTTGACGGATATCCGCGCCTTGCTGGAATTTAAGAACAACCCGGCCGAAGGCTGCCAGAGCGTCAATGAACTGCTCGACCACCATATCCTGCGCATTGCCGAGCAAATGGCCAACCTGCAAACCTTGCAGCAGCAACTGGTGACTTTGCGCCACCAGTGCGACCAGCCGCAGCCGTCACAGGACTGCGCGATTTTACAAAACTTGTCCGAGGCGGCCAGCGGCCACGACTGCGCCTGCCATACCGAACTCCATTGA